The following nucleotide sequence is from Candidatus Polarisedimenticolaceae bacterium.
GGCGACGCCGCCGGGCCTCACGACCCGTCGCAGCTCCTCGTAGTACCTCGGGAGATCGAACCAGTGCGCAGCCGCGGCCGACGTCGCGAGATCGACCGAGCGGTCGTCGAGGCCCGACGCTTCGGAACGCGCGACGCGGTAGTCGATCTTCGGATGTTGCCGGGCGTGGCGCAGCTGCTCCGCGCTGATGTCCGTCGCGATCACGCGATCGAAGCGCTGCGCCAGGCCCCACGCCGCCTGGCCGCTTCCCGTCGCCGCGTCCCAGGCGAGGTTTCGAGCCGGCGCAATGGCGGCGAGCCAGTCGAACAGCTCTTCGGGATAGCCGGGACGGCCGGCGAGGTACTCCTTCGCGACGAGGGAAAAGTCGGGAACTCCGGGCGTGTCGCTCAAGGATTCACCGCTCGCAAGCGAGGAGTCTAATACGTCGGTATCCTTTGGAGATGAGCAGGGCCTTCATCAAAGAAGATAGTCAGCCGGAGGAGCAGCCTCCCAAGCCGCTCCGTTCGGTCTTGCCGGAAGGTTCCCCGAACTACGTGACGCCGGACGGGGCGAAGCGGATGAAGGCCGAGCTCGAAGCGCTGATCGCGCAGCGCCGCCCTGACGAGCGCATCCGCGAGCTGACGCGCATCCTCGAGTCGGTGGTCGTCCTCGACCCTCCCACGGAAGACCTCGACATCGTGCGGTTCGGGGCGACGGTGTCCGTGCGGAGCAACGGCGAGACGGTGCGCTACCGCATCGTCGGCGTGGACGAGACCGACGTCGCGCGCGGCCACATCAGCTGGGTCTCCCCGATAGCGATGGCGCTGCTCTCCGCCGAGGTCGGCGACACCGTTCGCGCAAAGCTTCCCTCGGGCGAGAGAGAGCTCGAGATCCTCGACGTCTCCTACTGAGGGGACCTCGGGAACGCTCAGGGGCACGCGGCGGGTGAAGCCTGGATCGAAGCATCGCGCGACGCGACCTGGTGACACACCTCGGCGTCGTACGTCGGTGCGTCTCCGTCGAGCCGGTTCACGCGGACGAGATACCAGTAACCGCCGCCCGCCGTGGGCGCCTGGTCGTCCTCGAGTGAGGTCGCGCCCGCGTCGTTCGCGAGGCAGTCCGTCGTCGCCACGCTGAACTCGCCGTGGCTGGAGGCGAGGACGCCGAGGCTTCCGCGGACGACATCGTACGTGCTCGATTGTTCGGGAGCGGCGAAGTTGAGCACGGTCTGTCCCGGAGCCGGCTTCGCGAGCGACAGGAGTCCAGCGTCTTCGAACGGCTCGTCGATCAGGCCGTCGCAATCGTCGTCGAGGCCGTTGCACGACTCGCGGGCGCCCGGATGGACGTCCGGGTTGTCATCCGCGCAATCACCGCCTCCATGCGGGCACGTGGCGCCGGCGACCACGATCATCCGGGCATCGCAGTAACCGTCGCCGTCGTCGTCGCAGCCTTCATCGATGATCCCGTCATGATCGTCGTCGATCCCGTTGCAGATCTCGGCGTCGCACGCATCGCCGACGCCGTCCCCGTCCGCATCCGACTGCGCCGGGTCGCTGACCGTCGGGCAGTCGTCCTCGCTGTCCGGGATGCCGTCTCCGTCGCTGTCATGCGCGGGAACGAGCGCCGTCCGCAGCAGGTAGATGTGGCCGACCTGACCGAGGAGGTAGCCGCGGCCGTCCGAGTTCAGGAAGGCGAGCCCGTTCGAGCCCCAGCGGATCAGGCTGCTCGTGTAGAACGAGAGATCCGTCGGAAGCGCGAGCGAGCCGAGCTCCGCGAGCGTGTCGCGGTCGCACGCCGCGATCGTGTACGCGCTGGGCTTCTCGAGAAGATAGACACGAGCCGTTACCGGGTCCGGGGCGACGG
It contains:
- a CDS encoding class I SAM-dependent methyltransferase encodes the protein MSDTPGVPDFSLVAKEYLAGRPGYPEELFDWLAAIAPARNLAWDAATGSGQAAWGLAQRFDRVIATDISAEQLRHARQHPKIDYRVARSEASGLDDRSVDLATSAAAAHWFDLPRYYEELRRVVRPGGVAVAWTYHVARASDARLDAILWRLYKDVLGPYYPPNVLLVDDGFAGIDLPGEEIEVPPFFSTLRWSARQVAMFAASWSPLPAYIAATNTNPIPALEAEVAALFGGPDVIRELRFPLYVRASRL
- a CDS encoding GreA/GreB family elongation factor encodes the protein MSRAFIKEDSQPEEQPPKPLRSVLPEGSPNYVTPDGAKRMKAELEALIAQRRPDERIRELTRILESVVVLDPPTEDLDIVRFGATVSVRSNGETVRYRIVGVDETDVARGHISWVSPIAMALLSAEVGDTVRAKLPSGERELEILDVSY
- a CDS encoding putative metal-binding motif-containing protein, translated to MIVVAGATCPHGGGDCADDNPDVHPGARESCNGLDDDCDGLIDEPFEDAGLLSLAKPAPGQTVLNFAAPEQSSTYDVVRGSLGVLASSHGEFSVATTDCLANDAGATSLEDDQAPTAGGGYWYLVRVNRLDGDAPTYDAEVCHQVASRDASIQASPAACP